The following proteins come from a genomic window of Trifolium pratense cultivar HEN17-A07 linkage group LG4, ARS_RC_1.1, whole genome shotgun sequence:
- the LOC123920009 gene encoding tetraspanin-3-like has protein sequence MRTSNHLIGVLNFLTFLLSIPILGGGIWLSSRANNTDCLKFLQWPLIIIGISIMVVSLAGFAGACYRNTFLLRFYLVVMFLIIAVLIGFIIFAYVVTDKGEGRRMMNRGYLDYNLNDYSGWLKDRVKSDEYWGKISSCIRDSKTCRKLARNFNGVPETSDMFFQRKLNPIQSGCCKPPTDCGYMYQNETVWIQGGGLMGTNPDCTKWNNDQQQLCYDCDSCKAGVLGSLKKSWRKVSVINIVVMIILVIVYIIAYYAYRNNKRMDNDEPYGEARMTKSQPSAFHL, from the exons atgagaaCAAGTAATCACTTAATTGGAGTACTAAACTTCCTAACATTTTTACTCTCAATTCCAATCCTAGGTGGTGGAATCTGGCTAAGCAGCAGAGCAAACAACACAGATTGTTTAAAATTCCTTCAATGGCCACTAATCATAATTGGCATAAGCATCATGGTTGTTTCATTAGCCGGTTTCGCGGGGGCGTGTTATCGGAACACTTTTCTTTTACGTTTCTACCTTGTTGTCATGTTCTTAATTATTGCAGTACTAATTGGATTTATAATATTTGCTTATGTTGTAACGGATAAAGGAGAAGGAAGAAGGATGATGAATAGAGGGTATTTGGATTATAATTTGAATGATTATTCTGGTTGGTTAAAGGATCGTGTTAAGAGTGATGAGTATTGGGGGAAGATTAGTTCTTGTATTAGAGATTCTAAAACTTGTAGGAAATTGGCTAGGAATTTTAATGGTGTTCCTGAGACTTCTGATATGTTCTTTCAAAGAAAACTCAATCCTATTCAG TCTGGTTGCTGCAAGCCTCCAACAGATTGTGGCTATATGTATCAAAATGAAACAGTATGGATCCAAGGAGGAGGACTAATGGGAACCAATCCTGACTGCACTAAATGGAACAATGACCAACAACAGCTTTGTTATGATTGTGATTCTTGCAAAGCTGGTGTACTTGGTAGTCTCAAGAAAAGTTGGAGAAAAGTTTCAGTAATCAATATTGTTGTCATGATCATCCTTGTAATTGTTTACATAATTGCTTATTATGCTTATAGAAACAACAAAAGGATGGATAATGATGAACCTTATGGTGAAGCAAGAATGACAAAGTCACAACCTAGTGCTTTTCATCTTTGA
- the LOC123920010 gene encoding uncharacterized protein LOC123920010 yields MALSGTALSFNGLSSTLKEFNFSPGLFMNSFNKRHHVCLSSFEPNRLVFGKSERGNQLSISPNQCLKFQMRRLGTRQGVKSEDSESMLSSENIALDEKTLEEELQNAIAEENYAKAAEIRDTLKSLHKDSKTEVLGANSKFYNSFRNGDLAAMQAMWAKRDEVCCVHPGLKGISGYDDVIESWNFVWANYEFPLQIKLEDVKVHARGDMGYVTCMEFVKTKGGRWGGQFVTNVFEKIDGEWFVCNHHASPVDI; encoded by the exons ATGGCGCTTTCTGGAACTGCCTTATCCTTCAAT GGACTTTCTTCTACTCTCAAGGAGTTTAATTTCTCGCCGGGTTTGTTCATGAATAGTTTTAACAAGCGACATCATGTTTGTCTGTCATCCTTTGAGCCAAATAGGTTGGTTTTTGGAAAAAGTGAAAGAGGAAACCAACTATCTATTTCTCCTAATCAATGCCTCAAGTTTCAAATGAGAAGATTAG GGACACGGCAGGGAGTAAAAAGCGAAGACTCAGAGAGTATGTTGAGTAGCGAGAACATTGCATTAGATGAAAAAACTTTAGAGGAGGAGTTACAGAATGCAATTGCTGAGGAGAATTATGCTAAAGCGGCAGAAATAAGAGATACTCTAAAAAGCCTTCATAAAGATAGCAAGACAGAAGTGCTTGGAGCAAACAGCAAGTTTTATAATTCATTCAGGAATGGTGACCTTGCAGCTATGCAAGCCATGTGGGCGAAAAGGGATGAGGTATGCTGTGTTCATCCTGGTTTGAAAGGAATTTCCGGTTACGACGATGTTATTGAGAGCTGGAATTTTGTATGGGCTAATTATGAATTTCCACTACAAATTAAACTAGAAGATGTTAAAGTCCATGCTAGAGGCGATATGGGATATGTTACATGCATGGAATTTGTAAAGACGAAAGGAGGTAGGTGGGGTGGCCAATTTGTAACGAATGTGTTCGAGAAGATCGACGGCGAGTGGTTTGTTTGTAACCATCATGCTTCACCAGTGGACATATGA